Below is a window of Myroides profundi DNA.
AGAGTTTTCAAAGTTAGAGATACTCGTTTTATTCCAAGAGTCAGTTAATTTACTTGTTTGTGTAAATGTATATTGACCACCAATGAACCACTTAAATTCTTTACCAAAACCTAGTCCCATAGAAAGAGCTTGTGGGTTAGTAATATTTCTAGATTCATCAATAACAGTTTTTTGATCAGCTATTTGATTTCCTTTTAAGACTTGTAGTTTCGTAAGGTTGTCATTTGTCCATTTTGTTTCAGGACTATAAGTTACGTTAGCTTGCCAATCGTACCCTTTAAATTTACCGGTATATTGTGCTGAGAAATTAAAAGAGAATCCTTTGTAGTCTAATCTTCTCAATTCTCTAGTAATATTCTGAAGTGATGTTCCATCTCCGATATCAGTGATGTTCTCATACAAATCATTATTAGTATGACCAAAGTGGTATCCAGCATCAACTCCAACAGCAAAGTTCTTGTTGATTTCATATCCAGCTCCTAAGAATACTCTGTTTACTCCACCATCACCTTCATATCTAGAGTTAATCTTTTGTCCTTGAGGATTTGTTCTTTCTCCATTGATTTTATAACCAACATTAGAGTAAGGTAATAACCCAAACACAACACCAAAGTTCTTCGCAATAGGTAATCCTACAGCTACGTAGTCTATCGTTTGTCTATTTGCGTTTTCTGAACCAGCATCAGTTTTAAAATTATAAGAAGTACCTGTCGCTCCTAATGAAAAAGTAGTAAGCTTAAGCTTTCCAAATGAAGCTGGGTTTTTTAAATTTATATGAATACTATCTGCGTAAACATTTGTTCCCCCCATAGCTTTGTATTCATTCGTACCGTTGTAATTAATATTACCTACGCCATAATAAGAGTAAGGAGACGCATTGCCTTGTTGAGCTAGAGCAGCTGTACCGCATAATAAACTCAGGCTAAAGAAGATTTTTTTTATCATTTTCAATTGTGTATTGATATAAATTGTTCAGACTCTCTAGTAGAAAGTTTGAATTAGCAAATATGACATTTTTTAATCTTTTGACCAAAAAAAGTGTATCTCCACCAGTTAAAATTATTTTTAAATCAGGATATAAGGATTTGTATTGATTAATGATGCCATCTATTTCAAGGGTTATCCCATTAATTACGCCAGAGTGAATAGACTGATCGGTTTGATTTCCGATTAAATAATCTATATCAGTTGGTTCTAATAATGGAAGCTTTGCGGTATAATGATTTAAAGCTTTATAGCGCATACTTAAACCTGGTGAGATAGCTCCACCTAGATATTCGTCTTTGTCATTAATGAATTCGTAGGTTATACAAGTACCTGTATCAATAACTAAACGATTAGAGTTTGGATATAGTATAGTTGCTCCTGCTGCGAGTACCATTCTATCTATACCAAGTGTAGTAGGGGTTGCGTATTTATTCATAAAAGGGAAGGGGCTTTTATGGCTAATTTCTATTACTTCTGTGTTTTCTAGTAACCAATTGTAAGTCGTAGATTCTAATTTTCCTACCGAAGAGAGTATAACTTTAGGTTTAGACTGATTTTTTTTTAAAATATTTTTTATTTTTTTTTCTAATAAATTCAGATCGAAAAATTGTGTCTCTAAAAGCGTATCTTTTTCAAAGATAGCTAATTTGGTTCTCGTGTTACCTATATCAATTGCTAGAATCATAGTGTGTTTCTTGTGTGAGACAAAGGTAGTAAATGATTTTTTTTCTAAAAAGTTTTGGAAGAACGAAAATCTGTTCTATATTTGCAACCGCTTAACAGAACAAGATTGTTCAATACTAAAAGCCAATTGGTGCCTTAGCTCAGTTGGTAGAGCAATGGACTGAAAATCCATGTGTCCCTGGTTCGATTCCTGGAGGCACCACTAATTTAGCTTTTAGTTGTTATAGTTTAAAAAAAGGTGCCTTAGCTCAGTTGGTAGAGCAATGGACTGAAAATCCATGTGTCCCTGGTTCGATTCCTGGAGGCACCACTAATTTAGCTTTTAGTTGTTATAGTTTAAAAAAAGGTGCCTTAGCTCAGTTGGTAGAGCAATGGACTGAAAATCCATGTGTCCCTGGTTCGATTCCTGGAGGCACCACTAATTAAACTTAAGCGAAACAATAAGGTGCCTTAGCTCAGTTGGTAGAGCAATGGACTGAAAATCCATGTGTCCCTGGTTCGATTCCTGGAGGCACCACGAAAAAACCACTACTCATCAGTAGTGG
It encodes the following:
- a CDS encoding type III pantothenate kinase, with the translated sequence MILAIDIGNTRTKLAIFEKDTLLETQFFDLNLLEKKIKNILKKNQSKPKVILSSVGKLESTTYNWLLENTEVIEISHKSPFPFMNKYATPTTLGIDRMVLAAGATILYPNSNRLVIDTGTCITYEFINDKDEYLGGAISPGLSMRYKALNHYTAKLPLLEPTDIDYLIGNQTDQSIHSGVINGITLEIDGIINQYKSLYPDLKIILTGGDTLFLVKRLKNVIFANSNFLLESLNNLYQYTIENDKKNLL